From the Odocoileus virginianus isolate 20LAN1187 ecotype Illinois chromosome 20, Ovbor_1.2, whole genome shotgun sequence genome, the window CACAGGGCTGAACAGCTTCTGCCAACTGCACATCTCAGCCTCCTCTTCTATCTGACAGGAAGGATCCTGCCTGCTTCCCAGGCAGGGAACAGGGAGCACACCGGATGTGTGTGTGAGCACCAGAATGTATGAGCCATGAATGTGAGCATGCTCTCTTGGGAAACCATAGAGCCCTTGGCTGGTAGGTGACAAGGGCAGGTGAGTGGAGAAAGACTCTAGAGAAGGTTGTTGGTCTCAGATGCCAGCAGTGTCACAGGAGGACTTTCTGGACAACTCTGAAAACTAGACTTCCTCTGAGGTAACCCACAGGGCTTATTCAGTACTACTAAGTAGAATGCTTCATGGGACATTCCTCCCATGAGCTGGAATGGGTACGCCACTCACTCAAGACTACCTGGGTTTCTGCCATCAAGGTACCTGATTAATAACCACATGGTTTGGAATGAGTAGAATTAGAGCAAATAATAGTAAACACAATTAACTagaatttattgagcacctatatgtgccaggcactgtgtcaaCCCTGTACATGGATGATCTCATTCAATCCTCATAATAATCTGTAAAGAAGGTGTTCCCctgactttaattaaaaaaaaaaaagaatgaaactggggCTTAGAGAGATTAAATGACTTCCTGAGTTGACATAGCTGGTATCCAGTGAGGCCAGAAGGActgcccaggcagcctggctcagaGGCAAGTGGGATGGTTTGAGGGTTTTGTCTTCTCCATATTTACTGCTTTGGGCAATGCTGGAGGCTCCAGAACCACCTGGTTTGGCACTCCCATTTCTTGGCCTGAATGGTTCTGTGTCCTCCCATCAAAGCTACCTTCCTTCTGAAGGCTCCCTTAGGGCCCCTGAAGAATGAAGTAGGGTCATTGTGTGTACCAAGCACTCACCTTGTGCCTAGAACTGGCCTGGGCCCTAGGGTTGCAAAAATGAGAACACAGGGCCCCAGttctcggtgctcagcttccAACTGGAGGAAAGCCTAGTAGTGTGGAGATCATCACGTGGTAAGTAAGAGGGTAGGGACTCATACAGTAGACTGTGGGTGCAGGAGGAGGGCCATATAGCCCAACTTCATCGAGGGCCCAAATGCGCTCCTGTTGCTCTCAGCTCCCCACCTTCCTTCCTCCTGGCCTCGATAGGTATTCTTGGCTCCACCCTCTCCCTTCATCATCTGTATCCAGTCAGTCATCAGGTCCTGTTGATTTTGCCTCCTAAAAGGTATTGTAtttgctctcttttctcctcacTGCCAGCTGCCTCTCTTACCTAGATGACCATTTCGTCTCCAAACAGGTCTCCCTGCACATGCTATCACTCCAGCCAGTCTGTCTCTATCTCTGCAGCCAAAGTGccctttcaaaaaacaaaaatgataaagttACTCTCCAGCTAATACCCTCTAATGGCTTCTTCCTGCCATAAGATTCAAGATCCTCAAGGCTCTCCACATTCTTGACTCTGCCCATTTCCCTAGcatcttcttattttatttcctctgttgTTCTCTGCTGTGACAACACTGGTCTCTGTGGAAGCCCTTAGCCCCTCTCTTCACCCCAATACCCAGCTAAGTCAGAAGTCAAGAACTAGCAGTCCATGGGCCAGTTGGGcctatagatttttttaaattgagtgaTAATGAACACACTAAATAGACATATCTGAAGGGCTTCTTCAGcaggtacattttaaaaattacttatttccttgtcagcattttaaaattttaaaaattaaaaaaatgagatgcCTCATATATCAAGACACAAATCCAGATTTCTGGTTTTGAAAAGCCAGAATTTGGTGACATAGGCTTTCTTTCTGGCATGGTACCAATGAGTTGAGCTGGAAACACACATCAACCACCCCGTTATTTGGGGCTCTGCTTGCTCCCAGCACCCAGCCAGGCCCCCTTCCCTCTTTATATTTCTTACTGGTTCCTGTGCCACTCCAAGTATAAGCTGACATAATACTTCCTCAGGGAAGCTTTCCATATCCCTTTTGACCAGATAAGGTCACCCAGTTACAAACTTACATAGTCCCATGAACTATCTTTATCACAATCAACCTACTCTTCGATTAacatctgtgtttcctgcaaGACTGTGGGCTCTTTGGGGATAGGGACCAGGTCTGTTTGTTCCTGCCATATGCCTCAGTGCCTGATGTAGAGAAAGACCTCAGTaaatagttgaatgaatgaaacagggggtggggggtgggagaagTGTTGAAGCAGGCAGGAAACTAAATGTTTGCCCACATCAGTGTGTCTGAAAAGAGGCTGGAATGGTGAGGAGTAGTGGTTGGTAATACCAAGAGGTTTGAGAGGAGCCAGAATGAAAGGGGCCATGAGTATTGAACCTGAAGAGTAAACTTTAGCTTGAGAGCCATTGAAAGCCACTGCAGGAGTTTAAGCACTCAAGGCCTTAAGTTTAAGCTTTCAGAGCTCACTTCGGGACCAAGTGAAGAGTACACTCAAGGGGACCCAGACAGGAGGAGCAGAGTCCAGAGACTATGGAATAGCCCAAGCAAGAGGTGAAGGCCTGATCCAGAGCCAGGGCTGTAGGGATAGAGAGGTTGTGGTGGGCCACAGGATTGTCTCTGTCAGCTCTGGTACAGCATGTTAGGGCGGAGCCTGGCTCCTGCAGACGTGTAAGAAAATTTGGCTgctgggaggaggaagaaaaaaggaggtTGGATAGCTTATGGATGGAGGATAAATGATAGAGAGATATCTGACTGGCTAGCAAaaggacggatggatggatgaataactAGATGGAGGGCGGATAGCTGACTGGGTGGAATCTATTTGTAAAGTTTTACACATTCACTTTGCAGTAAGTTGTCAGCATACTTGTTCCCAGGCTTTGGTCCAGTTGCTGAGCAGATAGATCCTGGAAGATCTGTGTTTCAGGAATTGGCCTTGTGCCCACTGGCCAGCCCTTACACGTCAGGCTATACCAGACATTCAGCCCCAGGATTCCGAGGACCTGAACTCTAGACTAGGGAGGCAGTGGGTCTATGAGACTCTGTCTGCAAGTGATTCTCCAGCTGGCCTGGCTTCTGGGAGGGGATGTTTGCATCCTTCTCAGAAGCAAGATAAATGAGCTTAGAACTTATATTTTGGGTCCTTCAACCTTAGAGAACTATCTGTTTCAGTCTTATTTCACCATTCAGAATCTGAAAACAGGTCAAATCCTGAGTAAGACCAGCCAGGGTCTGCACCAGGTTTGGGGCAGTGAGGCCAGGGCCCTGTGGTTGGTCTCCTCAACAGCAGCAGTGCTGGGTTGTGAGCTCCATTACCAGATAGCCCCATCTGTTCTTCCATCTAGGGCACGGGTATGCTAGAGATGTCTGACAAGGAGGCTCTTGGGGGACTGGAGATAGGAGGTAGCACAGGCAGAGTCTCTGCACTGGGGAGTTGCATACAGGTAGAGAACAGTTCTTTAGCCACAGGAAGCAGGGGTGGGCTCTCAGCCAGCAGTGTGGAGTGAGTCTTTAACCTGCTGGGCCAGTGCATGGGCGCCATCTTTGCTGGCCACCTCGTGGTGCACCTGACTGCTGTTTCCATCGATCCAGCAGATGCCAATGTGCGGGACAAGAGCTATGCAGGGCCTCTGCCCATCTTCAACCGCAGCCAACATGCACACGTCATTGAAGACCTACACTGCAACTTGTGCGACGTGGATGTGTGAGTGCATGTGGACTGGGTGTGTGTGGCCGATGAGTGCACCCGGGGAACTGCCAGTGGGAGCTCAAGGCAGACAGGGGCATGCCCAGTCATCCTGAAGCCTCAGAACCCTCGTATTTCACACAGTCAAGAATCTTGGTGGAGTGACAGACAACTGGGTGAAGGAGAAGGTGAGGAGAAGGTGCCTGGAAGCAGAAGATGAGGAATAGCATTTCCATCAGTTAAAGTAGGAAACATTTGGCACTGCTACAAACATTGCTAATGACTAACTCTGCCAGTAACCACCCCCTTCTCTCACTAGCATCCCCAGGTATGGGCAGGGACGGGAACTAACAGAAGCTAACACCCAAGTACTTATCATGTGCTAAGTGCTTATGAACAACCACCCCGCAGGGTGGGTAACATCTTTCTCACTTCACAGAAAGAGGAAGAATCCAGTGCTCAGAAAGGCTGAGGTTGGTCATATGGCTCTTAGGCAGCAGAGCCAGATTCACAACCCAGCCTGCCTGAAGCTGGAGCCAATATACTGTTATCCTTGTTTATATACAactctgaggcccagagaagccaaATGACTTACTCCAGGTCACATTGAGGGGTTAGAATGTACAGAGTCCAAACCCTTTGGCTGGTCCAGACTGCCTCTCTAGGCCCTTCCCTGGACCATCCCAGCCTCTCAGCCTTAAGAAGGGGATCTGGGATTGGGTATGATTCAAGGCTAGCTCCCCCCCAGCAACTTTTAATATTAAGACCCAGGCAGTTTATTGAAGGGGTTCTGTCCATAGGACAGAGAAAGAGCCAGTGGTGTTAAGATGCTGAGGACTTTGGCATCAGACAATCCTTTCCTTCACTAGACACCAGTCAGTGTCCTGTTCCTCAGTGGATGCTCTGGCAGTTGCTTCCTGTTCCAGGGCTCCATTCTGTTCTGCGAAAGGGGATTGAAACTTATCCTTCCACTCtcctttgggctttcctggttctGCCCTGGGGCAGGGAGATTCACTTGTATCCCTAACTTGGCCTCCCCTCATCTTATCCCCTGTGGTGAACTGCTTGCTGCTCACCCAGATATCTGCCTGCCCTGCTCCCTTTGGCTCCTTTGGCTTAAACCAGATAGACtggagttttctggaagagtgCCAGAAAAATTCCCACAGTCTGGCAGGGAAGCAGAGACTCAAAAACAATGGCGATGTCAGGAAGAGCAATGCAAGCCCTGGGTCCAGCAGCCTTGCTCTCTTCTGCTACATGGCTCCATACCTGCATTGTGTCCTGACTGGGCAAAGGGGGTCCTTGCTTGGAAAGGAACCTCCATTTGCATTTCACACCACTATCACCCATATGCATAGTTCCAGAGGGGGACAGTATAACGCTGTCTACTCCTCTCACCCCTGGGTACACCTCCCTTCCCTCCCGAGCCTCCCCACCTCTTCAGAAGCGCTGTCTCCTCTAGGTGTCCCGCCCCACCGTGCCCGACACCAGAGGGCGCGCGTGCTCCCTGTAGACGCGCTCTGCCCTCCGCTTAGGCGCGGGTGAGTGACCTGCTTCAGGCACAGAACTGGCAGCCCCCAGGCCAGGATGGTCAACCAAGGGTGGGGTAAGCCCGCGATCACTCTGTGCCCCCTCCCATCGCAGGAGTGCGCGTTCCAAGCACTGCAGCGCCTGCAACAAATGCGTGTGCGGCTTTGACCACCACTGCAAGTGGCTCAACAACTGTGTGGGCGAGAGGAACTACCGGTGAGAGCTAGATCCGGGCCACAGGGGTGCCTGGGGATGCGTGCTGAAATGTGTGAACCAGGGCCCTTGACCCTTCATATGGGACCAGGTGAGGATGGGAGGTACTTGGGGGACCTGTGCGCTGGTCTGAGGGTGAGGCTCTCCATGGCTTCCTCCTGACAGGGCTGAGGGTAGGTTTGGAATCTTTCTCCTCCTAGCCCAGGGAAAGGTGGGGAGCCTATTGGGGGTGGCTGCCTGTCTTCACCTTTGCCCGAAGCCTTCGGCTTCCTGAGGAGTTAGGGCTGTGGGGTCAGAGGCCCAGctccccctcccagcctctggcccTTCTGAGCTCTGGGCCCTTGCCCAGCTGGAGCACCTGGGTGCTGACAGCTGTCCGTGGCTGGGCCCAGGCTCTTTCTACACAGTGTGGCATCCGCCTTGCTGGGCGTCCTGCTCCTCGTGCTGGTGGCCACTTATGTCTTTGTGGAGTTCTTTGTCAACCCCATGCGGCTGCGTACCAACCGCCACTTTGAAGGTCAGTCTGGGTTCCAGGCCCACTCCCACCCCCTAGCCTGTTCTGGTCACTGGTCACAGCCCTGGCTGAGCACAGTCTGCTCGTGCCTTGCAGTCCTAAAGAATCACACAGATGTGTGGTTCGTGTTCCTGCCTGCCGCCCCTGTGGAGACGCAGGCTCCTGCCAtcctggctctggctgccctACTCATCCTTCTGGGCCTGCTCTCCACAGCCCTGCTCGGCCACCTTCTCTGCTTCCACATTTATCTCAGTAAGTGCCACCCTGCctcacatacacacccacacctGCCTTGCAGGGGATGGGGTCCCTAGGCTGGAGGAAGGCTCCCAGTTTGGGCTGTGGAGTCCTGACACTTTGCCCCTTCCTGGTGCTGGCTCTCTAATGGCGACTCGTCTCACTCTGTGGCTGAGTGTGTATGGACACAGTGCGTTTTAGCCTGTGGTTGGGTACCCTCCCTCACCTTCTTAACCCCAGGGTTCCTCTTCCATTACACTGAGTCCTATCTTCACCCCCTCAGTGTGGCACAAGCTCACCACCTATGAGTACATTGTACAGCATCGTCCACCACAGGAGGCAAAGGGGGCCCACAGGGAGCTCGAGTCATGTCCCCTGAAGATGCGGCCTATTCAGGTATAGAAGTGTCCCAGAATGCTGAGGGAGTGGGAaaaggggggtgggaggggcggtGGGCTACGCAGCAAGTAGTCAATGACAAGACAGGGCAGAAGGAAGCAGGCCTGGAATAGCAGCAAGGGGAGGGGGTGCTGGAGGCAGCAGGGGTGAGGGCAAGTATGTACTAAGCATGTGCCTGCTTGTTCAAGTGTGGGCACAGACAGAGGGAGCCCTGCATTTCCCTGACCCCAGGGGAAAGGCTCCGAGCATGCGCTGGAGGGCACAGAAAGTGGGAGCCTGGAAGTGGGCAGGGTGGGGctgaaggaggagagggatggACCAAGGACTGGGTCACCAGGATGGAGCCATTAGTTCTCTCCACCTGTGACCCTGAGCCTTTATACCCATTACCCCATTTAAATCTTGAAACAGCCCATGAGGCAGATCATGCTACTatccccatgttacagatgaacaAATTGAGGccaagaaagatttaaaaagttgGGTCTAGGAAGAGTTAAGGTCTCCACACTCTGAAGCAGGAATCCTCCAGCCCAGGCTCGGGGCCTGGCCAGCCCAGCTGCTGATCAGCCTATCCCCATTCCCACGCCCCTTGGCTTCCTGAGGTCaacagctgggggtggggtggtcctGTCCTTGGAGCCCCCAGGGACTGagaaggcagggggcccaggcaggCCTTGTTGGGAAGGCTGAGTTCTGGATCCAAAGTCCTCATGGCAACTGTACACAAACACAGCCTGGTGGGTGGATTGAGGAAGGGTTTGGGACCCCACCTCTCCTCTTCTCATTGCCACGGGGTGGGCCAGGCTGCCAGGTCTGGGAAGGCCTGGGGGAGTGATGGCTGTTAGTGGAGAAACCTCCCCCAACTCCTGCCACACTGCTGTGTACCTGCCCTAGTGCTGGGCCCTGAACCCGTGTAAGCACAGTGGCAGCCATCCTGGGAGTGGGCATCACCCCACTTCACAGAGGAGACAAGCTCAGAGAGGTAGGCAGGAGACTTCAAGCTTCACAACCGTGCCCATTTGGGCTGGTCTTGGGATCCCCAAACTCAAAGGCTCAGGGCCTTGGCTCTGCAGTTACTGCCTGCTTAGGCTTTGAGGCTAGATGTGCCAGCAGCCAGGGCACTTAATATCATCTGAAAATGACCTGAGGGATACCTTCGCAGAGGGAGCAGGGGTGTGCTTGTCCCACTGAACAGAGGAGAGCTGAGGTGGAGAGGCGCCATGTATTATACCATTCAGGAATGGGCATGTTTTGAAGGTCTCAGGGAGGATTGTAGGGACAGCTGTGAGGAGGGGAGTTTGAATGGGGACACCCTGGTGTGGCACCTTCAAACCTCCCCAACTGGCTAGGGCCTGGCTCCTGTCCCATTATGATCCATCAGGcttctgggaagatcctctgctgCCGTCTGTCCTCCCCTTCTGGAACCCAGGAGCACCAGAGTAGGCTTTGCCTCCTctctcctgggccctggagggGTGCTAAGTCCACACTGGTGAAGAGGGGAAGGATTACCTTGATGTCCCAGTCCTTGCGATTGGGCTTTGACCCCTTCCCCTTTCCCAAGGCTCCTCTCCTCAGGCTGGCacctccacactctctccaacaCTGCTCTCCTGAGCAGATGTTGCACACAGGGCTTGCCTGGGGCCTCCTTCTCAACATCTGTGTAGCCAACCCGTGACTGGCTGGGCTCATCCCCCAGACCTGCTAGGGCTGTCCTGCAggcagcctccccacccccaccctgagcTGGAA encodes:
- the ZDHHC1 gene encoding palmitoyltransferase ZDHHC1 isoform X4 codes for the protein MYKMNICNKPSNKTAPEKNVWTAPAQASGPSPELQGQRSRRNGWSWPPHPLQIVAWLLYLFFAVIGFGVLVPLLPHHWVPAGYACMGAIFAGHLVVHLTAVSIDPADANVRDKSYAGPLPIFNRSQHAHVIEDLHCNLCDVDVSARSKHCSACNKCVCGFDHHCKWLNNCVGERNYRLFLHSVASALLGVLLLVLVATYVFVEFFVNPMRLRTNRHFEVLKNHTDVWFVFLPAAPVETQAPAILALAALLILLGLLSTALLGHLLCFHIYLMWHKLTTYEYIVQHRPPQEAKGAHRELESCPLKMRPIQKKRKRRMYKVPTSGTLDREPQLPRLPGPRTPGRRSSSSSDSADASTAGVYHSASAESLDEIPVAQTRLGSAALAAPVGRPREPGLALQARAPAVFVSPSSGEPRAQGGSEVDLA
- the ZDHHC1 gene encoding palmitoyltransferase ZDHHC1 isoform X5, giving the protein MYKMNICNKPSNKTAPEKNVWTAPAQASGPSPELQGQRSRRNGWSWPPHPLQIVAWLLYLFFAVIGFGVLVPLLPHHWVPAGYACMGAIFAGHLVVHLTAVSIDPADANVRDKSYAGPLPIFNRSQHAHVIEDLHCNLCDVDVSARSKHCSACNKCVCGFDHHCKWLNNCVGERNYRLFLHSVASALLGVLLLVLVATYVFVEFFVNPMRLRTNRHFEVLKNHTDVWFVFLPAAPVETQAPAILALAALLILLGLLSTALLGHLLCFHIYLMWHKLTTYEYIVQHRPPQEAKGAHRELESCPLKMRPIQEMELYMRTFSHVRPEPSGQARPAEVNAKKRGSGACIRYRPLGPWTESPSCPGCRGPGPPAAAPARRRIPRTPALQESITRRLPSPWTRSQWLRRA
- the ZDHHC1 gene encoding palmitoyltransferase ZDHHC1 isoform X7: MLSSQQTLLSTYYVQADANVRDKSYAGPLPIFNRSQHAHVIEDLHCNLCDVDVSARSKHCSACNKCVCGFDHHCKWLNNCVGERNYRLFLHSVASALLGVLLLVLVATYVFVEFFVNPMRLRTNRHFEVLKNHTDVWFVFLPAAPVETQAPAILALAALLILLGLLSTALLGHLLCFHIYLMWHKLTTYEYIVQHRPPQEAKGAHRELESCPLKMRPIQEMELYMRTFSHVRPEPSGQARPAEVNANPSRFLATRGQVEPPPPASPETLALPPRIRPQKKRKRRMYKVPTSGTLDREPQLPRLPGPRTPGRRSSSSSDSADASTAGVYHSASAESLDEIPVAQTRLGSAALAAPVGRPREPGLALQARAPAVFVSPSSGEPRAQGGSEVDLA
- the ZDHHC1 gene encoding palmitoyltransferase ZDHHC1 isoform X8 — protein: MLSSQQTLLSTYYVQDANVRDKSYAGPLPIFNRSQHAHVIEDLHCNLCDVDVSARSKHCSACNKCVCGFDHHCKWLNNCVGERNYRLFLHSVASALLGVLLLVLVATYVFVEFFVNPMRLRTNRHFEVLKNHTDVWFVFLPAAPVETQAPAILALAALLILLGLLSTALLGHLLCFHIYLMWHKLTTYEYIVQHRPPQEAKGAHRELESCPLKMRPIQEMELYMRTFSHVRPEPSGQARPAEVNANPSRFLATRGQVEPPPPASPETLALPPRIRPQKKRKRRMYKVPTSGTLDREPQLPRLPGPRTPGRRSSSSSDSADASTAGVYHSASAESLDEIPVAQTRLGSAALAAPVGRPREPGLALQARAPAVFVSPSSGEPRAQGGSEVDLA